GCTTACCAGCTTTAGCGGTGATTATGTCTACGAATGGTTAAATAGTATAGAGCGACGCGCTCGTAAACTGGAAGGGACAGCTAAAAGAATTTCTCGGCAAGAAGTTGTTGTTACAATTCCCTTTAGTAATGGGAGAGAATTACAAACAAAGTTTAATGAGTTTTTCAATTCTGGTAGGCAGCAAGCAACAGAAACTAGCGCGGCAGAAAACTCAGAGTTACCCAAAGTTGAATCTAACTTACTCGTAGTACAGAATAATTTTCTGTTAGTAGAAAGAAATGAGTTAATCTTTGATTTAGACTTGCGATCGCTCTCTTTAATTGCTAGCAAAGGTAATGTTTTAGCCGATGCTGGTGCTATTCTCGATTTAGAGTTTGGGTTGAAAACTCCTTGGGGAGCGCAAAACATTCAAAGAGTAGAAACTGCGCCCCAACCTGAAAAGAAAGGTGGACGACTCGTTTGGCAACTACAACCCGGCGAACTCAACCATATAGAAGTTGTTTTCTGGCTACCAAGTCCTTTAGGCATTGGTGCTTTGTTAATCACTTTATTCGTCTTGGGTGGAATTTATCTCAGATATAGATTTATGCCTGATCCCCAACTTCAATTTGCTACTAAATCACCAGTAACAGAGTAGGAGGAGATGGGGAAGATGGGGAAGTAGGGGGAGATGGGGAAGTGGGATTAGCAAGTGTAGTCATCAAAAAATCATTAATCTCCCTTATCCCCCTCATCTCCCACCCTTACGGGTTCGCGTAGCGTCTGTCTCCGACACGCTACCGCGTTCGCGCAAGCGTCTCGTAGAGAACGTAAGAGAAGCAAGCTACATCTCCCTCATCTCT
Above is a genomic segment from Nostoc sp. MS1 containing:
- a CDS encoding DUF3153 domain-containing protein, coding for MNYGKFLKKLIQNFNFVLSNLTDKNKIRKPILLLMVAVSLLLSGCVEYDVGVNFNNSNSGQLVQHIKLGEQLTSFSGDYVYEWLNSIERRARKLEGTAKRISRQEVVVTIPFSNGRELQTKFNEFFNSGRQQATETSAAENSELPKVESNLLVVQNNFLLVERNELIFDLDLRSLSLIASKGNVLADAGAILDLEFGLKTPWGAQNIQRVETAPQPEKKGGRLVWQLQPGELNHIEVVFWLPSPLGIGALLITLFVLGGIYLRYRFMPDPQLQFATKSPVTE